One window of the Mycobacterium sp. SVM_VP21 genome contains the following:
- a CDS encoding class I SAM-dependent methyltransferase yields MSAEDRTRWDAKYAGRSLLDAIGPATVFAPFADVFPAAGHALDIACGQGAAAVWLAQRGLQVAGFDVSAVAIEQARAFAQHSGVGDRCRFDVVDLDDGLPDGPPADVVYCARFRDSRLDAPMVQRLAPGGLLAITALSQVGSTAGRFRAAPGELRTAFADLEMIAEGEADGLAWLLARRGEATAPSAHLDGRD; encoded by the coding sequence ATGAGCGCCGAGGACCGCACCCGCTGGGATGCGAAGTACGCCGGCCGTTCCCTGCTGGACGCGATCGGGCCGGCCACCGTGTTTGCGCCGTTCGCAGACGTGTTTCCGGCCGCGGGCCACGCGCTTGACATCGCCTGCGGTCAGGGCGCAGCGGCGGTCTGGCTGGCTCAGCGCGGCCTGCAGGTGGCCGGGTTCGACGTCTCGGCGGTCGCTATCGAACAGGCGCGGGCGTTCGCCCAACACAGCGGTGTGGGCGACCGGTGCCGATTCGACGTCGTCGATCTCGACGACGGTCTGCCGGACGGGCCGCCGGCCGACGTCGTCTACTGCGCGCGGTTCCGCGACAGTCGGCTCGACGCGCCAATGGTGCAGCGCCTGGCCCCGGGTGGGCTGCTGGCGATCACCGCTTTGAGCCAGGTCGGCAGCACCGCGGGGCGGTTTCGGGCCGCGCCGGGGGAGCTGCGCACGGCGTTCGCCGATCTGGAGATGATCGCCGAGGGTGAAGCGGACGGGTTGGCGTGGCTGTTGGCGCGACGCGGCGAGGCGACGGCGCCGTCAGCGCACCTGGACGGACGGGACTAG
- a CDS encoding recombinase RecB, whose translation MAPVTLGAYPAKQCARVTHNEFAPGVPEAAPLRPDLESLRTVGIAFEERVLDELRSRYGDSERLLLLDADTSRAERQRRTAAAMQAGVEVIAGGCLPDVNGRRGLPDVLVRHQDGYLPVDIKNHRTLAFAKRAEVEISKLWQPDRRLTYPGHSDHGARWRDDVMQLAHYTRMLQELGFHGGANRGGIIGSSDLTALLGESLGITWYDLDTENIVTYSASDPSHRRPRSALQRYDHEFAFRVDVAQAAAAGRELVRPYRIADCGTCAWFDYCATVVGDNDASFAIETGHLTIREWQYLYRHCGDGAALSVAQLAAVDVDAHLEAFRVQSVGTKMPQDRLANAVRRARMSCTGIDFEAHESGSTTVPSADIEVDFDIEWDDQGRIYQWGLRVRDGQDDSTARYQPVVSFDPLDEAGEAELAAEFASRMQQLRSHAAQFGKSLQVFHWHHPEISSTRRFAEVEQALDGLTYDLRKWFDATFFVRTSSSIKQVAGFFGFSWEVDDPGGLASQGAVEAARGNGPQADAARQWCLSYNECDVAAQAAIRDGVRAYRR comes from the coding sequence ATGGCACCGGTCACGCTGGGCGCCTACCCGGCAAAACAGTGTGCCCGCGTCACCCATAACGAGTTCGCCCCCGGAGTTCCCGAAGCCGCGCCGCTGCGCCCGGACTTGGAGTCGCTGCGCACTGTCGGAATCGCATTCGAGGAACGGGTTCTCGACGAGCTACGGTCACGCTACGGCGACTCGGAGCGGCTGCTGCTCCTCGACGCCGACACCAGCCGGGCTGAACGCCAGCGGCGCACGGCGGCCGCGATGCAGGCCGGTGTCGAGGTGATCGCCGGCGGGTGCCTGCCGGATGTCAACGGGCGCAGGGGCCTTCCCGACGTGTTGGTCAGACACCAGGACGGCTACCTGCCCGTCGACATCAAGAACCACCGCACGCTGGCCTTTGCGAAACGCGCGGAGGTGGAGATCTCGAAGCTGTGGCAACCCGATCGGCGGCTGACCTATCCGGGCCACAGTGACCACGGTGCGCGCTGGCGTGACGATGTCATGCAGCTGGCGCACTACACCCGGATGCTGCAGGAGTTGGGTTTTCACGGCGGGGCGAACCGCGGCGGCATCATCGGCAGCTCGGACCTGACTGCCCTACTCGGCGAGAGTCTCGGCATCACCTGGTATGACCTGGATACCGAGAACATCGTCACGTATTCGGCCAGCGATCCATCGCATCGCCGACCGCGCTCGGCTCTGCAGCGCTACGACCACGAGTTCGCCTTCCGCGTCGACGTCGCGCAGGCCGCAGCGGCCGGACGAGAACTGGTGCGGCCCTACCGCATCGCCGACTGTGGCACGTGCGCCTGGTTCGACTACTGTGCCACGGTGGTCGGCGACAACGATGCGTCGTTCGCGATCGAGACCGGCCACCTCACGATCCGGGAGTGGCAGTACCTGTATCGGCACTGCGGCGATGGCGCGGCGTTGAGCGTTGCGCAGTTGGCGGCTGTCGATGTGGACGCACACCTCGAAGCATTCCGCGTCCAGTCCGTCGGCACCAAAATGCCGCAGGACCGGCTGGCCAACGCGGTCCGACGAGCCCGGATGAGCTGCACCGGAATTGATTTCGAGGCACACGAATCAGGCTCAACGACCGTTCCCTCCGCCGACATCGAGGTCGACTTCGACATCGAGTGGGACGATCAGGGCCGGATCTATCAGTGGGGCCTTCGCGTTCGCGATGGCCAGGACGACTCCACTGCCCGCTACCAACCCGTCGTTTCATTCGATCCACTCGACGAGGCCGGCGAAGCCGAGCTGGCCGCCGAGTTCGCCTCTCGGATGCAGCAATTGCGCAGCCATGCCGCCCAGTTCGGCAAGTCGCTTCAGGTCTTCCATTGGCACCATCCCGAGATCAGCAGCACCCGCAGGTTCGCCGAGGTGGAACAGGCACTCGACGGCCTCACCTATGACCTGCGGAAGTGGTTCGACGCGACGTTTTTCGTCCGCACCTCGTCGTCGATCAAACAGGTCGCCGGCTTTTTCGGTTTCAGCTGGGAAGTCGACGATCCGGGCGGCCTGGCCTCCCAGGGCGCGGTCGAAGCCGCCCGGGGCAACGGCCCGCAGGCCGACGCCGCCCGGCAGTGGTGTCTGAGCTACAACGAATGTGATGTGGCGGCGCAGGCCGCGATCCGCGACGGAGTGCGCGCGTACCGCCGCTGA
- a CDS encoding GntR family transcriptional regulator: MSAPDFSTRPQLSEAVARFVRQRIFDGGYAAGEYVRLDQLATELGISVTPVREALFELRAEGLLYQQPHRGFVVLPVTKRDLADVAEVQAFVGGELAARAAAGITEEQLNELNEIQSQLEQAYAGDDVERTVRLNHDFHRAINVAAASPKLAQMMSQITRYAPEAVFPGIAGWPERSMADHRRVLAALAAHDQTLARTAMAEHLSAGVMPLIEHLTDRGVVECEDDRVAQPDQRPSATRT; encoded by the coding sequence ATGTCTGCTCCCGACTTCAGCACCCGACCGCAGTTGTCGGAAGCCGTGGCACGCTTCGTGCGCCAGCGGATCTTCGACGGTGGTTACGCCGCGGGGGAGTACGTCCGATTGGACCAGCTGGCAACGGAATTGGGAATCAGCGTCACCCCGGTGCGGGAGGCGCTGTTCGAGCTGCGCGCTGAAGGTCTGCTTTACCAGCAGCCACATCGCGGGTTCGTCGTGTTGCCGGTGACCAAGCGTGATCTGGCGGACGTCGCCGAGGTCCAGGCGTTTGTGGGCGGTGAGCTGGCGGCGCGGGCCGCGGCCGGTATCACCGAGGAGCAGTTGAACGAGCTCAATGAGATCCAGTCCCAGCTGGAGCAGGCCTACGCCGGAGACGACGTCGAGCGGACCGTGCGGCTCAACCACGACTTTCACCGGGCCATCAACGTGGCCGCTGCCTCGCCCAAGTTGGCCCAAATGATGTCGCAGATAACCCGGTATGCGCCCGAGGCGGTTTTCCCGGGCATCGCCGGGTGGCCGGAACGGTCCATGGCCGATCACCGGCGAGTGCTCGCCGCGCTGGCGGCACACGATCAGACGTTGGCACGCACCGCGATGGCCGAGCACTTGTCGGCCGGCGTGATGCCGCTCATCGAGCATCTGACCGATCGCGGTGTGGTGGAGTGCGAAGACGACCGCGTGGCGCAGCCAGATCAGCGCCCGTCTGCGACGAGGACGTGA
- a CDS encoding acyl-CoA dehydrogenase family protein translates to MTTASVASVDDDVFAEILSQTRRFVRTMVVPREQEILDTDQVPADLRQAAKDLGLFGYAIPQEWGGLGLNLTQDVELAMELGYTCPSVRSMFGTNNGIAGQVLVGFGTDEQKQRWLEPIAAGAVASFALTEPGAGSNPAGLRTKAVRDGSGAEETWVLDGQKRFITNAPLADLFVVFARTRPADERGAGIAVFLVPADTAGVEVGAKDAKMGQEGAWTADVTFSSVRLPATALVGGDEDIGYRAAMTSLARGRIHIAALAVGAAQRALDESVNYAATATQGGSIIGDFQLVQAMLADQQTGVLAGQALVRDAARKWVSNEDRRIAPSVAKVFCTEMAGNVADLAVQIHGGSGYIRGVPVERIYRDVRLLRLYEGTSEIQRLIIGSNLIKNAKRSL, encoded by the coding sequence ATGACGACCGCATCCGTCGCGTCCGTTGACGACGACGTCTTCGCCGAGATCCTGTCCCAGACCCGCCGGTTCGTCCGGACGATGGTCGTCCCGCGCGAACAGGAGATCCTCGACACCGATCAGGTGCCAGCCGACCTGCGGCAAGCCGCCAAGGACCTGGGCCTATTCGGCTACGCGATCCCCCAGGAGTGGGGCGGACTGGGCCTGAATCTGACCCAGGACGTCGAACTGGCCATGGAACTGGGCTACACCTGCCCGTCAGTCCGGTCGATGTTCGGCACCAACAACGGCATCGCCGGCCAGGTGCTGGTGGGGTTCGGCACCGATGAACAGAAGCAGCGCTGGCTAGAGCCCATCGCCGCCGGAGCGGTCGCGTCCTTCGCCCTCACCGAGCCTGGAGCGGGCTCCAATCCGGCGGGTCTGCGCACCAAGGCCGTCCGTGACGGCTCGGGAGCGGAAGAGACCTGGGTGCTCGACGGGCAGAAGCGGTTCATCACCAACGCCCCGCTGGCCGATCTGTTCGTGGTGTTCGCCCGTACTCGACCCGCCGACGAACGCGGCGCCGGCATCGCGGTGTTCCTGGTACCTGCCGACACCGCCGGGGTCGAAGTCGGCGCCAAGGACGCCAAGATGGGCCAGGAAGGCGCCTGGACGGCCGATGTCACCTTCTCCAGCGTGCGACTGCCCGCCACCGCCCTGGTCGGCGGTGATGAGGACATCGGTTACCGGGCGGCGATGACGTCGCTGGCCCGCGGCCGTATTCATATTGCGGCGCTGGCGGTGGGAGCCGCACAGCGCGCGCTGGATGAATCGGTGAACTATGCCGCCACCGCCACCCAGGGCGGCAGCATCATCGGCGACTTCCAGCTGGTGCAGGCGATGCTCGCCGATCAGCAGACCGGCGTGCTGGCCGGCCAGGCGCTGGTCCGCGACGCCGCCCGCAAGTGGGTAAGCAACGAAGATCGGCGGATCGCTCCGTCGGTGGCGAAGGTGTTCTGCACCGAGATGGCCGGCAACGTCGCCGACCTAGCGGTGCAGATCCACGGCGGCAGCGGATACATCCGCGGCGTGCCGGTGGAGCGCATCTACCGCGACGTACGGCTGCTGCGGCTCTACGAAGGCACCAGTGAGATCCAGCGGCTGATCATCGGGTCGAATCTGATCAAGAACGCGAAGCGTTCACTGTAA
- the fabG gene encoding 3-oxoacyl-ACP reductase FabG gives MALLNGQTAVITGGAQGLGFAIAQRFVAEGARVVLGDLNLEATEAAAQRFGADVAVAVRTDVTDAADVEALVGVAVERFGGLDVMVNNAGITRDATMRKMTEDDFDQVIAVHLKGTWNGLRAAAAIMRERKRGAIVNMSSISGKVGMVGQTNYSAAKAGIVGMTKAASKELAYLGVRVNAIQPGLIRSAMTEAMPQRIWDSKVAEVPMGRAGEPDEVATVALFLASDLSSYMTGTVLEVTGGRHL, from the coding sequence GTGGCGTTACTCAACGGGCAGACGGCGGTGATCACCGGTGGAGCGCAGGGGCTGGGCTTCGCGATCGCGCAACGCTTCGTCGCCGAGGGCGCCCGGGTGGTGCTCGGCGACCTGAACCTGGAGGCGACCGAGGCCGCGGCGCAGCGCTTCGGCGCCGATGTCGCGGTGGCGGTGCGCACCGATGTCACGGACGCCGCCGACGTCGAGGCGTTGGTGGGCGTCGCTGTCGAGCGGTTCGGCGGCTTGGACGTCATGGTGAACAACGCCGGAATCACCCGCGACGCCACCATGCGCAAGATGACCGAAGACGATTTCGATCAGGTGATCGCAGTCCACCTCAAGGGCACCTGGAACGGGCTGCGCGCGGCCGCGGCGATCATGCGGGAGCGCAAGCGCGGCGCGATCGTCAACATGTCCTCTATATCGGGCAAGGTCGGCATGGTCGGGCAGACCAACTATTCGGCCGCCAAGGCCGGCATCGTCGGTATGACCAAGGCCGCCAGCAAGGAGCTGGCCTACCTCGGTGTCCGCGTCAACGCGATCCAGCCGGGGCTGATCCGCTCGGCGATGACCGAGGCCATGCCGCAGCGGATCTGGGATTCGAAGGTCGCCGAGGTGCCGATGGGCCGGGCCGGCGAACCCGACGAGGTCGCGACGGTCGCACTGTTCCTGGCGTCCGACTTGTCCTCTTATATGACGGGCACGGTGCTCGAGGTGACCGGTGGTCGTCACCTATGA
- a CDS encoding acyl-CoA dehydrogenase family protein: protein MAKLCQTLGLTESQTEIIEAVRTFVDKEVIPHAAEFERADAYPQQIVDGMRQLGLFGLMIPEAYGGLGESLLTYALCVEELARGWMSISGVINTHFIVAYMLRQHGTDEQKQRYLPAMATGDVRGAFSMSEPELGSDVAAIRTRATPTGDGDYLINGQKMWLTNGATSSLVAVLVHTDEGAATPHRNMTAFLVEKPTGFGEVVPGLTIPGKLEKLGYKGIDTTEMIFDDYRASSADILGGTTGRGFYQMMDGIEVGRVNVAARACGVGIRAFELAARYAQQRNTFGKPIAEHQAVAFGLAEMATKVEAAHLMVVNAARLKDSGERNDVAAGMAKYLASEYCNEVTQQSFRIHGGYGYSKEYEIERLMRDAPFLLIGEGTSEIQKQIISKRLLADYRI from the coding sequence ATGGCCAAGCTGTGCCAGACGTTGGGACTGACCGAGAGCCAGACCGAGATCATCGAGGCGGTACGGACGTTCGTCGACAAAGAGGTCATTCCGCACGCCGCCGAGTTCGAGCGCGCCGACGCCTATCCGCAACAGATCGTCGACGGCATGCGGCAGTTGGGCCTGTTCGGCCTGATGATTCCGGAGGCTTACGGGGGATTGGGCGAGTCGCTGCTGACTTACGCGCTGTGCGTCGAGGAACTCGCGCGTGGCTGGATGAGCATCTCCGGGGTGATCAACACCCATTTCATCGTCGCCTACATGCTGCGCCAGCACGGCACCGACGAGCAGAAGCAGCGCTACCTGCCGGCGATGGCGACCGGGGATGTGCGCGGGGCGTTTTCGATGTCGGAACCCGAGCTGGGCTCCGACGTCGCCGCCATCCGCACCCGGGCCACACCCACCGGCGATGGCGACTACCTCATCAACGGCCAGAAGATGTGGCTGACCAACGGCGCCACGTCGAGCCTGGTAGCGGTGCTGGTGCACACCGACGAGGGGGCCGCCACACCGCACCGCAACATGACGGCCTTCCTGGTCGAAAAGCCAACGGGTTTCGGCGAAGTCGTCCCGGGACTGACGATTCCCGGCAAGCTCGAGAAGCTCGGCTACAAGGGCATCGACACCACGGAGATGATTTTCGACGATTACCGGGCCAGTTCCGCCGACATTCTGGGCGGCACGACCGGCCGCGGCTTCTACCAGATGATGGACGGCATCGAGGTCGGCCGGGTCAATGTCGCGGCACGCGCCTGCGGGGTGGGCATCCGCGCATTCGAGCTCGCGGCCCGATACGCCCAGCAGCGCAACACCTTCGGCAAGCCGATCGCCGAGCATCAGGCCGTCGCGTTCGGGCTGGCCGAGATGGCGACCAAGGTCGAGGCCGCACACCTGATGGTTGTCAACGCGGCCCGACTGAAGGATTCCGGCGAACGCAATGACGTCGCCGCGGGCATGGCGAAATACCTGGCCAGCGAGTACTGCAACGAGGTCACCCAGCAGAGCTTCCGGATCCACGGCGGCTATGGCTACTCGAAGGAATACGAGATCGAACGCCTGATGCGCGACGCGCCGTTCCTGCTGATCGGTGAGGGCACCAGTGAGATCCAGAAGCAGATCATCAGCAAGCGCCTGCTGGCCGACTACCGCATCTGA
- a CDS encoding acetyl-CoA C-acetyltransferase — MTLREAVICEPVRTPIGRYGGIFKSLTAVELGVAALTGLLERTGLAADAIDDVVLGHCYPSSEAPAIGRVVALDSGLPVTVPGMQVDRRCGSGLQAVIQACLQVGSGAHEVVIAGGAESMSNVAFYSTDMRWGAGRDGVRVHDGLARGRTTAGGQHHPVPGGMLETAENLRREYQISRAEQDELAVTSHQRAVAAQRSGVFADEIIGVTVRSGTGEQWIDTDEHPRADTSMASLAKLKPVLGNSDPDATVTAGNSSGQNDAASMCVVTTRAKAEQLGLTPLVRLVSWGLAGVEPNVMGIGPVPATEVALAKAGLTLGDIDLVELNEAFAAQALAVMAEWRFGVADRARTNVHGSGISLGHPVGATGGRMLATLARELHRRQQRYGLETMCIGGGQGLAAVFERVA, encoded by the coding sequence ATGACTCTGCGCGAGGCGGTGATCTGCGAACCGGTTCGTACCCCGATCGGGCGCTACGGCGGGATCTTCAAGTCGCTGACCGCCGTCGAGCTCGGTGTCGCCGCGCTGACCGGACTGCTGGAGCGCACCGGTCTAGCCGCCGATGCCATCGATGACGTGGTGCTGGGGCACTGTTATCCCAGTAGTGAGGCACCGGCGATCGGGCGGGTGGTCGCCCTGGATTCCGGCCTGCCGGTGACGGTTCCGGGTATGCAGGTTGATCGGCGGTGCGGATCAGGACTGCAGGCGGTGATCCAGGCCTGCCTGCAGGTCGGCAGTGGCGCGCATGAGGTGGTGATCGCCGGCGGTGCGGAGAGCATGAGCAACGTGGCGTTCTATTCCACCGACATGCGCTGGGGCGCTGGCCGCGACGGTGTACGGGTGCACGACGGACTGGCGCGCGGCCGGACCACCGCGGGTGGGCAGCACCACCCGGTGCCCGGCGGCATGTTGGAGACCGCGGAGAACCTGCGCCGTGAGTACCAGATCTCCCGCGCCGAGCAGGACGAACTCGCAGTCACCTCGCATCAGCGCGCGGTGGCGGCCCAGCGCAGCGGTGTGTTCGCCGACGAGATCATCGGTGTCACGGTGCGCTCCGGCACCGGCGAGCAGTGGATCGACACCGACGAGCATCCCCGCGCCGATACCTCGATGGCGTCGCTGGCCAAGCTCAAACCGGTTCTGGGCAACAGCGATCCGGACGCCACTGTCACGGCCGGCAATTCCAGCGGCCAGAACGACGCGGCCTCGATGTGTGTTGTCACCACCCGCGCCAAGGCCGAGCAGCTGGGCCTGACCCCGCTGGTGCGGCTGGTCTCCTGGGGGCTGGCCGGGGTCGAACCCAATGTCATGGGCATCGGCCCGGTGCCAGCCACCGAGGTTGCCCTGGCCAAGGCCGGTCTCACGCTCGGCGACATCGACCTGGTCGAGCTCAATGAGGCATTTGCCGCTCAGGCGCTAGCGGTGATGGCGGAGTGGCGATTCGGTGTCGCCGACCGTGCCCGGACCAACGTGCACGGTTCAGGGATCTCGCTGGGGCATCCGGTGGGCGCGACCGGCGGCCGGATGCTGGCGACACTGGCACGCGAGCTGCACCGCCGCCAGCAGCGCTACGGACTGGAGACCATGTGCATCGGAGGTGGCCAGGGCTTGGCCGCCGTGTTCGAGAGGGTGGCGTAA
- a CDS encoding DUF732 domain-containing protein: MSWVARFTAPLAITGVAVGALVGAAPAHADDASFMKYLNTHGYTARYGNDEPISESSVRALGHMICENLRVGRTVEMQLPHYPAWPQFGLIAEAARQELCPGA, from the coding sequence ATGAGTTGGGTAGCCCGGTTCACCGCACCCTTGGCCATCACCGGTGTAGCGGTGGGAGCCCTGGTGGGGGCCGCGCCGGCGCACGCCGACGATGCCAGCTTCATGAAATACCTCAACACCCACGGCTACACCGCCCGCTACGGGAACGACGAGCCGATCTCGGAGTCCAGCGTGCGCGCCCTCGGGCACATGATCTGCGAGAACCTGCGTGTCGGCCGAACCGTCGAAATGCAACTACCGCATTACCCGGCGTGGCCGCAATTTGGCTTGATCGCCGAGGCGGCGCGCCAGGAATTGTGCCCGGGCGCCTAG
- a CDS encoding peptidoglycan endopeptidase produces the protein MFGLEALMALIQQVSGTPYIVGGNTPAGTDCSGLASWVSNVASGRPAFSGRFHTANEESALLARGFKYGTAPNAVVVGWNSHHTAVTLPDGTPVASGEPGGVKIGGGGAYQPQFTHHMYLPMEEAPAPDAPVVEFAAMVEPGPEPVAEPMAEPMAVELAAPPIEAPPFEAPPIEAPMEAPIDMPPGEAPPMDALPLDEAPAEPGPEPSDREAPAPA, from the coding sequence ATGTTTGGTCTAGAAGCACTGATGGCGCTCATCCAGCAGGTTTCGGGCACTCCGTACATCGTCGGTGGGAACACTCCCGCCGGCACGGACTGCTCGGGTTTGGCCTCCTGGGTGTCCAACGTCGCCAGCGGCCGGCCGGCCTTCAGCGGTCGGTTTCACACCGCCAACGAGGAGTCGGCGCTGCTGGCCCGCGGATTCAAGTACGGCACCGCCCCCAACGCCGTGGTGGTGGGCTGGAACAGCCACCACACCGCGGTGACCCTGCCCGACGGCACGCCGGTGGCCAGCGGCGAGCCCGGCGGCGTGAAGATCGGTGGCGGCGGCGCATACCAGCCGCAGTTCACCCATCACATGTACCTGCCCATGGAGGAAGCACCGGCACCCGACGCGCCCGTGGTGGAGTTCGCCGCCATGGTTGAGCCGGGACCCGAGCCCGTCGCAGAGCCGATGGCCGAGCCCATGGCCGTCGAGCTGGCCGCGCCGCCCATCGAGGCTCCGCCGTTCGAGGCACCGCCGATCGAAGCCCCGATGGAGGCGCCGATCGATATGCCGCCCGGCGAGGCGCCGCCGATGGATGCCCTGCCGCTCGACGAGGCCCCCGCTGAGCCCGGCCCGGAGCCCAGCGACCGCGAAGCGCCAGCTCCGGCCTAG
- a CDS encoding NAD-dependent malic enzyme, with amino-acid sequence MTAQERQRRGQALLFDPLTTKGTAFSQDERREFGLLGLLPVAVKTISEQVAHTYAEFSARHDDLDKHIYLRALQDRNETLFYRLLSEHIEEMLPIVYTPTVGEACRRFSEIYRRPRGLFVSYPDRDRLREALRNRREQQVDVIVVTDGQRILGLGDQGIGGMGIPIGKLSLYTLIGGIDPARTLPIILDVGTDNVDLLHDPQYLGWRHRRISDEDYYSFVDDFVNVVHEELPDVLLQWEDFATTHALPLLMRYRDRLLTFNDDIQGTAAVALGALHGAVRAAGRPLAQQQVVMLGAGSAGIGVLEMIRQQMVAEGLSGTEAAERIWAIDVNGLLTDDREDLSDSQRRFAQSATRVADWSGRGLADVVHHVDVGILLGLSTVAGAFTEQIVRQLAAKTDRPIIFPLSNPTSRAEAHPAELDEWTDGRALIATGSPFAPIRRGERTRPIAQCNNVYIFPAIGLAVTAARASRVTDAMMRAAAATLGDASPALIDADQPLLPAFENLPEITTRIATAVAIQAVRDGVAPAASDEAIAESVRRSRWTPDYPTRWPHETTDPALSKLK; translated from the coding sequence GTGACAGCTCAGGAGCGGCAACGCCGCGGCCAGGCTCTGCTGTTCGATCCACTGACCACCAAGGGCACCGCCTTCAGCCAAGACGAGCGCCGCGAGTTCGGACTGCTGGGTCTGCTGCCGGTCGCGGTGAAAACCATCTCCGAACAAGTCGCCCACACCTACGCCGAGTTCTCCGCGAGGCATGACGACCTGGACAAGCACATCTACTTGCGGGCGCTGCAGGACCGCAACGAGACGTTGTTCTACCGGCTGCTGAGCGAACATATCGAGGAGATGCTGCCGATCGTCTACACGCCGACGGTCGGTGAAGCGTGCCGGCGATTCAGCGAGATCTACCGGCGCCCGCGCGGATTGTTCGTGTCCTACCCGGACCGCGATCGGCTGCGGGAGGCTCTGCGCAACCGACGGGAACAACAGGTCGACGTCATTGTCGTCACCGACGGACAGCGCATCCTGGGCCTGGGCGACCAGGGTATCGGCGGCATGGGCATCCCGATCGGAAAGCTCTCGCTGTACACGCTGATCGGGGGGATCGATCCGGCCCGCACGCTGCCGATCATCCTCGACGTCGGCACCGACAATGTCGACCTGCTGCACGATCCGCAGTACCTCGGCTGGCGTCATCGCCGGATCAGCGACGAGGACTACTACTCCTTTGTCGACGACTTCGTGAACGTCGTGCATGAGGAACTGCCCGACGTGCTGCTGCAGTGGGAGGACTTCGCCACCACGCATGCGCTGCCGCTGTTGATGCGGTACCGGGATCGGCTGCTGACGTTCAACGACGACATTCAGGGCACGGCGGCGGTCGCTCTTGGTGCGCTGCATGGCGCTGTCCGCGCTGCCGGGCGGCCGCTGGCACAGCAGCAGGTGGTGATGCTCGGCGCCGGTTCGGCCGGCATCGGCGTGCTGGAGATGATCCGCCAGCAGATGGTCGCCGAAGGGCTCTCCGGAACCGAAGCCGCCGAACGGATCTGGGCGATTGACGTCAACGGATTGCTGACCGACGACCGCGAGGACCTCTCGGACAGCCAGCGCCGCTTCGCTCAATCCGCAACTCGGGTGGCCGATTGGAGTGGTCGGGGCCTGGCGGATGTGGTGCACCACGTCGATGTGGGCATCCTGCTGGGCCTGTCGACGGTAGCCGGTGCATTCACCGAGCAAATCGTCCGACAGCTGGCGGCCAAGACGGACCGTCCGATCATCTTTCCGCTGTCCAACCCCACCAGCCGGGCCGAGGCGCACCCGGCGGAACTCGACGAATGGACCGATGGGCGCGCGCTGATCGCCACGGGCTCGCCCTTCGCCCCGATACGACGCGGCGAGCGCACCCGCCCCATCGCGCAGTGCAACAACGTCTACATCTTCCCGGCGATCGGGCTTGCCGTCACCGCCGCGCGCGCGTCGCGTGTCACCGACGCGATGATGCGGGCTGCTGCCGCGACGCTGGGCGATGCGTCCCCTGCCCTGATCGACGCCGACCAACCGCTGCTGCCCGCGTTCGAGAATCTGCCTGAGATCACCACGCGTATCGCTACCGCGGTGGCCATCCAGGCGGTGCGCGACGGCGTCGCTCCGGCCGCCTCCGATGAGGCGATTGCCGAATCGGTCCGGCGGTCTCGCTGGACGCCGGACTATCCCACTCGGTGGCCACACGAAACCACCGATCCGGCGCTATCCAAGCTCAAGTAA
- a CDS encoding glycoside hydrolase, producing the protein MDGRKIARFCGRSLAILTSLAVSAALIHAQSSHDAAPKPTETAVAAPSTAPSNPPQPPTGGMRIANPAEAAALAASVPMPTEGQQFTFPLPPGAAPENGLQVKTIWAARTIGVLFQEIKTIYGYRQDPLKWHPDGLAIDVMIPDYHSEAGILLGDQIAGYALANAQRWGVNHVIWRQKIYPGVGGGNWTSDYGNETANHYDHVHIATDGGGYPTGQETYYVSSMTPAPTD; encoded by the coding sequence GTGGACGGACGAAAGATTGCTAGGTTCTGCGGTCGCAGCCTGGCCATTCTGACGTCGCTGGCGGTCTCGGCAGCCCTCATCCACGCCCAGAGCAGCCACGATGCGGCGCCCAAGCCCACCGAGACTGCCGTGGCCGCCCCGTCGACGGCCCCGTCGAACCCACCCCAGCCGCCAACCGGAGGGATGCGCATCGCCAACCCCGCCGAGGCCGCGGCGCTGGCAGCCAGCGTGCCGATGCCCACCGAAGGTCAGCAATTCACCTTCCCGCTGCCCCCCGGGGCGGCGCCGGAGAACGGGCTTCAGGTCAAGACCATTTGGGCGGCCCGCACCATCGGCGTGTTGTTTCAGGAGATCAAGACCATCTACGGGTATCGCCAGGACCCGTTGAAGTGGCATCCCGACGGGTTGGCCATCGACGTGATGATCCCGGACTACCACAGTGAGGCAGGCATCCTGCTCGGCGACCAGATCGCCGGCTACGCGCTGGCCAACGCCCAACGGTGGGGTGTCAACCACGTGATCTGGCGGCAGAAGATCTACCCCGGCGTCGGCGGCGGCAACTGGACCTCGGATTACGGCAACGAGACCGCCAACCACTACGACCACGTCCACATCGCCACCGACGGCGGCGGCTACCCCACCGGACAGGAGACCTACTACGTCTCCTCGATGACGCCGGCGCCCACGGATTGA